The following nucleotide sequence is from Lathamus discolor isolate bLatDis1 chromosome Z, bLatDis1.hap1, whole genome shotgun sequence.
TGAAAGTGATACATCTCAGTGGCACTTCAGGCCAGTTTTTCCAAAGTAATAAACACTGCCACTAAGTGAAAAGATTTCATCCTTTATTATGCATTTTATATGATTGTTCTTACTTTCTTTATTTAATACTATCATAGGTGatagggtttcttttttttcctcccactggCAATACCTCCAATCCAAAGTTGCTTAAGCAACATCAAGGCATCCAGAGAGTTTGCTCATGTGAACAATAGACCTCAGCttaatttaagattttttttaagcctcCCGAATACATGTATGTTGAACAAAAACAAAGCCCTAAAATACTGTCATATATCTGCCTGTTCGCCAGATTGACAGACTGGGAATGAAGCCAACCACATAGCAGTGGCtgcaacagcaaaagaaaagtagAGCCAGATCTCAGCCTAAAAAGTCATTTATCTGACCTCTTCATCGAGACATAATCACCTACAGAGAATTGCCTTTGCAATGGCAGATGTTTGCACACGAGGCTGGTGAGACAGCAAAATGATAGCTTAACACTAGCTTTCaccaaataaaatcaaagacaGGAGCCAGCCACAGTCCCACTGCTAACCTCCTCTGTTAtatagggaaagaaaatggcagtattttagagtgctttttgtctttcctaTTGATTTCTCTTCCCATTTATTATCAGAATTCAGACCTCTGCTCTACTGGCATTGGTACTAATTATTGCTCAGTTACTCATAAGGGGGAGAAGAGTATTTAATCCAATTATTTAACCTGTTCCCATGTGggtatttgtatttctttggcACTTGCAGTCCCTAATTGAGATTGAGGCCTCATTAAATTAGCAGTGTATAtgcattaaaatacacattGGTATATTGATGCAtatatgtgttttaaaatatgtatacacacacacatattttaaTGATATAACATCTCTCCTTATGTCTGAATGGTCAAGAGAAAggtgaggagaaagaaaatatttttcctgaatcAAAATATGTGGAGAAAATTTAACTGACTTTTCGAAGTATAAATCATGGTGAGGAGACAAAATGGCAATATTATTCAGCAGGTCTCTGACCCGTCATCGAGAGTGTTATTTGGAAAATGTTATATGGAACATGTTCTTCCACTgctaaaatactaaaaaaaaaaaaaagtaaaaaaaaaaaaaattgtaacttttccttccaaattctCATTATACTTCCTGTAGAATTTCTGAGGAAGAGGGATATATAATACTTTAATActcatctgaaataaaaagaaagtgtgTGGGGGGGAAGACAATGAAGCAATGAAGTCAtaaggcagaaaatgaaagtgGTGTCAAAAGCATACACAAGGGGGAAAACCTTAAAAACCAAATAATGATGAAAGAAAACTTCTCCTACAGAATAATTAAATTTCAAGATTTTGAAGAAACTGATGCCTAAGAATGACCTTTATAGCATCCCACCCTGTCTCTCAGAATTTATACACAGGAAAGGAGGAACTTAGGAGCTTTTATCATGAATGCTTTTGGCTTAATACAAATTGGCATCATACTGTTGTGCACCAGCACTACCTCCTGTCCTCAGTGTAATCACCTTCCTTTACAGCGAAGAAAAGTGGTCAAGAACAGCATGCAACTTTTGGACAAAATGGGTGAAAAGTTTCCTCGACAATGTCTAAGAGAGAAAATGTCCTTCAGATTTCCTAAGCAGGTTCTAAAGCCCAGACAGAAAGAGACTGTCAAAGTGGCCATTGAAGAGATCTTCCAACATATCTTCTACATCTTTAGCAAGAACCTGACTCTAGCTGCTTGGGATAAGACAGCTTTAGGACAGCTCCAAAATGGACTTTATCAGCAAATTGAGCAATTGGAGGCATGTGCAATCAAGAAGCAGACCCAGCATTTTTGGAGTAAAGAAGCCAACAGGCTGAAACTGAAGAAGTACTTCAAAGAAATAGACTGTTTTCTTAAAGACAAACAGTACAGCCTGTGCTCCTGGGAAATCAGTCGTGCAGAAATGAGAAGATGTCTTCAGCTGGTTGATAAAGTCGTAAGGAAGCTCAACAACTAAGGTACAAAGACTTTGACCTCACATAACttagctttaaaaatacttgtatttattatttgttcTATGATCTATCTTGTGGCAGTGATTCTTATTAGTTTTGattgtatttaaataattttgttgcTGGAATTTAATTTCGCAAATGTAATGCATTTAAGTAAATGCTGTTCTTCCAATTCGCTTTAACTTACTTCACAAGCTTCTTTGAAATAACTTCTCTAAAGTATCCCAAAGCCACATTGGTTTAAGCATCAGCTGAGGAACCACTTTAAAACTTTTCCTGATCTCCAGCCATCAAGAAGAGTATCATTCAAAGTGGtgatagtaaaaaaaaagtacatctAAATGAAAAATTGACTGGTAGGAACAGCAGCAATGGCATGCCAGATCTCAGGTACCATACCTATGACACGGGTCTCTTTTGCAGGTGTACATACTCTACCCACTATCATTCATGAATGCAAGCTAAAGAAGTGACAAGAGACACAGGTATCGAGCCTGAagctgaaatagcagaaataaAGCCAGCTAAGAACTTCACCGTGGTccagaacaacagaaaagacCAAAGAAGCAGAGCAAAGAATAAGAGCCATTTTTCCACCTGGTGACACCCTGCCACGAATGTTAAAACCCAGTGTACATTTCTTGGGCTTTGTAACGAACAGCACTTGAAATGGCCCCACTGCAAGactttttcagtattatttctgTCGCTTGCTTGGTTCTTTTTACACCGCTTCAAGCCTGTCAAAGCACATTCAAGCTACTTACCTTTCTGGTTCTGCTATCCTAGTTTCAGTGCAGTAAACTGTTACTGAAATGgcctcatttttattattatggaaataacataaaatattttcagctgctCTCTCTTGAAGAATCCAAATTTTTATTGTCTCACTTGCCTGCAGTAGGAATACATTAATTCTTGGCCCACTAATTGTTCTTAGCTTTCTTTTAGTTCATAACTATCCTTAAAAATCTCATTgccaaataaaaatgttttgacgTATTTCAGTCAACAGGGTACTTTTcagtgcaggaaaaaaacccagaatggTCACTAGAGGGCAAACTGAAATTTATAGACAAGTGTAAGAACTGTAGGTGAATGTCTATATATTTTGGAAAGACAGTGTTTCAGCTCTTTATAAGCGCATTGCTTATCAATAAACTGCTATTGGGTTCACAGAAAAGACTTGaaattgtgtgcagttctggtgtcctcaacataaaaagga
It contains:
- the LOC136005826 gene encoding LOW QUALITY PROTEIN: interferon alpha-2-like (The sequence of the model RefSeq protein was modified relative to this genomic sequence to represent the inferred CDS: deleted 1 base in 1 codon); protein product: MTFIASHPVSQNLYTGKEELGAFIMNAFGLIQIGIILLCTSTTSCPQCNHLPLQRRKVVKNSMQLLDKMGEKFPRQCLREKMSFRFPKQVLKPRQKETVKVAIEEIFQHIFYIFSKNLTLAAWDKTALGQLQNGLYQQIEQLEACAIKKQTQHFWSKEANRLKLKKYFKEIDCFLKDKQYSLCSWEISRAEMRRCLQLVDKVVRKLNN